TGTTGGAGAATCAAAGGAATATGAGGCTAAAATCGCTCAGCTACTGAAGGGGGCAACGGATAAAGGAAAGGCCCCTATGACTATCACTAAAGAAGATAATGAGAATCATCCTCTGGGTTTTACTCCACCCCATGTACAAACTCAACCTGAGGCATATCCCCGAAGGTCATCTATCACAATAAGGCCTCAAGATGGGTAAGTCGATGTTGGAAAACCCATGAACTTTCAAACTAGCTCGGGATCCAGTCTGGGAGATAACCCTACCAATCCAGTCATCCCTGATTTAGATGTAGCTGAGAGGGAAGAGATAAGACTCGAATCATCAAAGCAATTAGAGGAACATTGCAGATGgctagaggagaaatttaaggcatTGGAAAAAGCTGATAATCGTCAGGGAATTGATGCCAAGGACTTGAGTTTGGTTCCAGATTTGGTACTTCCTTATAAGTTCAAGATGCcggaatttgagaagtacaatgggactacttgccctgAGGCTCACATCACCATGTTCTGTAGGCGGATGACTGACTATGTAAACAATAATCAATTATTGATTCATTGTTTTCAGGAAAGTTTGGTTGGGGCAGCAGCTAGGTGGTATAATCAATTGAGTCACGCAAGGATCGGTTCTTAGAGAGACTTAGCGTAAGCCTTTATGCAGCAATATAATCATGTGGCTGACATGACTCCTGATAAATCACTTTAcagaacatggaaaagaagcctaatgagagctttaggcaatatgcacagaggtggagggaggttgccatgcaagttcaaccaccgctcttggagaaagaaactactatgttgttcattaacactttgaaggccccattcattactcatatgattggaagtaccaccaaGAGCTTTGCTGATACAGTTATGGCAGGAGAAatgattgagaacgccataagGGGTGGTAAGATAGGGGGAAAACTACTAAAAGATCGCCCCAAGAAAGAAAGATAATGAGGTGAACAATACGAGTAGTTATAATTCAAAAGCAATTACGATTAGTCACTCCAAAGTAACTACAGTTAGGCAACAGGATTCCCAAAAGCAGGGATCTGGTTCGAGACAAAATTCTGAAAAGGTCTCATTTACGCCTATCCCGGTGACGTATCGGGAgctttatcaaagtttatttaATGCGTATGCAATAGCTCCTTTTCATTTGAAACCACTGCAAcccccatatcccaaatggtacgatgcaaacgccaaatgtgaataccatgcaAGGATATCGGGGCATTCAATCGAAAATTGCACTGGCTTTAAAAAAGCAGTGGAAAGACTGATCAAGATGGGGGTCTTAAAATTTGATGACACCCCTAGTACAGAGAACCCGTTGCCAAACCATGGTGATCAAGGGGTAAATGCAATTGGGGAAACTGGAATGAGAAGGATTAAAgaggacgtggccgaggtaagaATGCCGATGAAAGTAATCTAggaagaaatggtgaaaagagAGATGATAATCTCTGGAGAAAGAAATAAAGGAGTGAGGGACTATTGCAAGTTCCATGCAGAAGAAGGACACGAGATCCGGGAATGTGATGAGTTTAAGGCTTTGATACAAAGCCTTATAGATAATAACGAGCTGGAATTTTATGAAGCTGGCTTAGATAAAGGACATGTATGCCAATTAGAAGGTGAACCAAAGAATCAAAGAATCAACCAGCCAATGATCATTATTTCTATACCAAGGAATAATGAAGTTGAGACACAAATAACGCCGAAAGTCATTATTCACAAACCcgtttcctttccttataaggataacaagaGAGTACCCTGGAATTATGACTACAATGTGACGATATCGGAGAGAGAAGATATAGCAAATACTTCTAAGGAGGCTCAAGTTGAAGGATCCTACACACGTAGTAGGAAGCGTTATGATGCAAAAGGCATCAGAGTTGAGCCTATGAAAGTGAAAGCCTTTGACGTTGAGAAGGAGAATAGGGCTGAGGTACTTGTTAATGAAccagtgaaggaagaagaagctAGAGAGTTTCTAAAATTCCTGAAACACAGTGAGTATAGCATGGTTGAACAATTGCACAAACAACCAGCTCGTATATCAGTGTTGGCTTTACTTCTGAGTTTAGAGGTACATCGTGAACCATTAATGAAGGTGCTCAACGAGACTTACGTTACTAATGATATATCCGTCAACAAGTTGGATCAATTGGTTAGTAACATAAGTGCTGACAACTTCATttatttcaatgatgatgaaatcccacctgGTGGCATGGGATCAGctaaagctttgcacatcaccactcgCTGCAAAGGATATACATTGCTGAGTGTACTTATTGATAATGGGTCAGCCTTAAATGTCCTACCATTGTCCACATTGAACAGATTGCCCATAGATAGTTCTCACATGAAAACATGCCATAATGTAGTGAGAGTATTCGATGGCACGGAAAGAAATGTCATGGGAAAAATTGATATCCCCTTGTTGATCGAGCCAAATGTGTATGAGGTAGACTTTTtagtgatggacatcaagccctctTATAATTTCTTGTTGGGGAGGCCTTGGATACATtcggcaggagcggtgccctcatctttgcaccaaaaattgaagctAGTAACAAATGGACGGCTGGTCACCATAAATGTAGAAGAGAACATCATAGCAGCAGTCACCAGTGACGCACCCTATGTAGAGGCAAACGAGGAGGCCGTTGAATATTCTTTTTGCTCCTTAGAATTCGTTAATGCAACATTTATTTCAGAGGGTAATGAGGTGCCGGTGCCTAAGATATCTAGAACTACAAGAATGGATTTGTAGATGACAGTAGGGAAAGGAGCCTTACCAAGAAAAGGATTGGGAAGATATCTCCAATGAGGGATTCAAGTTTCAGAATTAAAGGAGAAAAGAGACCATTTTGGCTTGGGTTTCAGGCCAGATCATAGGCAGAGGAGGAAGGAAATAGAGAAACGTCAAGAAAGAAGAAGTGCGCGTTTAAGTGGAAGAGAAGTAGAGTGGGAATCAATAACGTTCCCTCCTATATCCCAGACCTTTATATCAGGAGGGATAATTCACCCTAAGAAAGGATTGCTCGAAAAAAGAAGTCATCATATCAATGCTGTATATAATGAAGAGTCTGAACAAAGAAAcgttgagggcattcgcccttacgaaccaggaagctctttaaacaattggattgcagaagaacttcctgtattttttaaagattttttagagtaattttcagaacactcttgttgctctagaGCCTAAGAGTAAtaagatttcatttgtaaaataggctc
Above is a genomic segment from Gossypium arboreum isolate Shixiya-1 chromosome 8, ASM2569848v2, whole genome shotgun sequence containing:
- the LOC128296597 gene encoding uncharacterized protein LOC128296597, whose amino-acid sequence is MVKREMIISGERNKGVRDYCKFHAEEGHEIRECDEFKALIQSLIDNNELEFYEAGLDKGHVCQLEGEPKNQRINQPMIIISIPRNNEVETQITPKVIIHKPVSFPYKDNKRVPWNYDYNVTISEREDIANTSKEAQVEGSYTRSRKRYDAKGIRVEPMKVKAFDVEKENRAEVLVNEPVKEEEAREFLKFLKHSEYSMVEQLHKQPARISVLALLLSLEVHREPLMKVLNETYVTNDISVNKLDQLVSNISADNFIYFNDDEIPPGGMGSAKALHITTRCKGYTLLSVLIDNGSALNVLPLSTLNRLPIDSSHMKTCHNVVRVFDGTERNVMGKIDIPLLIEPNVYEVDFLVMDIKPSYNFLLGRPWIHSAGAVPSSLHQKLKLVTNGRLVTINVEENIIAAVTSDAPYVEANEEAVEYSFCSLEFVNATFISEGNEVPVPKISRTTRMDL